The Pseudomonas berkeleyensis genome includes a region encoding these proteins:
- a CDS encoding cytochrome b: protein MNWKNTPPRYGSLSIGLHWLMLILIAAVYTCIELKGNFPKGSDTRELLKQWHFMLGLSVFALVWLRLLARALSPTPAIQPAPPSWQNLLAKLMHLALYALMIGAPLAGWLILSAAGKPIPFFGLELPALIGPDKELAGQIKELHELAGTAGYWLIGLHALAGLYHHYVVRDNTLTRMLPGRN from the coding sequence ATGAATTGGAAGAACACCCCACCACGCTATGGAAGCCTGTCCATCGGCCTGCACTGGTTGATGCTGATCCTGATCGCCGCCGTTTACACCTGCATCGAGCTCAAGGGCAATTTCCCCAAGGGCAGCGATACCCGCGAACTGCTCAAGCAGTGGCACTTCATGCTCGGCCTGAGCGTTTTCGCCCTGGTCTGGCTGCGCCTGCTCGCCCGTGCGCTGAGCCCTACTCCGGCCATCCAGCCCGCGCCACCGAGCTGGCAGAACCTGCTCGCCAAGCTCATGCACCTGGCACTGTACGCCCTGATGATCGGTGCGCCGCTGGCCGGCTGGCTGATTCTCAGTGCCGCCGGCAAGCCCATTCCCTTCTTCGGCCTGGAGCTGCCCGCATTGATCGGCCCGGACAAGGAGCTGGCCGGACAGATCAAGGAGCTGCACGAACTGGCCGGCACCGCCGGTTACTGGCTGATTGGCCTGCATGCACTCGCCGGCCTGTACCACCATTACGTAGTGCGCGATAACACCCTGACGCGCATGCTGCCGGGGCGCAATTGA
- the dinB gene encoding DNA polymerase IV, with amino-acid sequence MRKIIHVDCDCFYAAIEMRDDPSLASRPLAVGGSADRRGVIATCNYEARAYGVRSAMSSRQALKLCPDLLIVKPRFEAYRSVSREIHAIFRQFTDLIEPLSLDEAYLDVSDSPHFSGSATRIAQEIRHRVAQELHITVSAGVAPNKFLAKIASDWRKPNGLFVITPDQVDDFVAALPVSKLHGVGKVTADKLTRLGIRTCLDLREWNKLALVREFGSFGERLWRLAHGIDERAVQVDSRRQSLSVENTYDQDLPDLDSCLEKLPALLEEMNGRLLRLDSSYRPDKPFVKVKFHDFTQTTLEQAGASRDLESYRQLLSSAFARGGKPVRLLGVGVRLHDLRGRQEQLDLFT; translated from the coding sequence GTGCGCAAGATAATTCACGTCGACTGCGACTGCTTTTACGCCGCCATCGAGATGCGTGACGACCCGAGCCTGGCCAGCCGTCCGCTGGCGGTTGGTGGTTCGGCCGATCGGCGCGGAGTGATTGCCACCTGCAACTACGAGGCGCGGGCCTATGGCGTGCGTTCGGCGATGTCGTCGCGGCAGGCGCTGAAACTGTGCCCGGACCTGTTGATCGTCAAGCCGCGCTTCGAGGCGTACCGCAGTGTCTCGCGGGAAATTCACGCCATCTTCCGCCAGTTCACCGATCTGATCGAACCACTATCGCTGGACGAGGCCTATCTCGATGTCAGCGACTCGCCACATTTTTCCGGTAGTGCCACGCGCATCGCTCAGGAAATTCGTCACCGCGTTGCGCAGGAGTTGCACATCACCGTGTCGGCTGGCGTGGCGCCGAACAAGTTCCTGGCCAAGATTGCCAGCGACTGGCGCAAGCCCAATGGGCTGTTCGTCATCACGCCGGATCAGGTGGACGATTTCGTCGCGGCGTTGCCGGTGAGCAAGCTGCATGGCGTTGGCAAGGTCACGGCAGACAAGCTGACGCGTCTGGGCATTCGCACTTGCCTGGATTTGCGCGAATGGAACAAGCTGGCGCTGGTGCGCGAATTCGGCAGCTTTGGCGAGCGTCTATGGCGGTTGGCGCATGGTATCGACGAGCGTGCGGTACAGGTGGACAGCCGTCGGCAGTCGTTGAGCGTCGAGAATACCTACGATCAGGATCTGCCGGATCTGGACAGCTGCCTGGAGAAGTTGCCGGCGCTGCTCGAGGAGATGAACGGCCGTCTGCTGCGCCTGGATTCGAGCTATCGGCCGGACAAACCCTTCGTCAAGGTCAAGTTCCATGACTTTACCCAGACCACCCTGGAGCAGGCTGGTGCCAGTCGGGATCTGGAGAGCTATCGGCAATTGCTGAGCAGTGCCTTTGCGCGTGGCGGCAAGCCGGTGCGCCTGCTCGGGGTTGGTGTCAGGCTGCACGACCTGCGTGGGCGTCAGGAGCAACTGGATCTGTTCACGTAG